The following are encoded in a window of Balaenoptera ricei isolate mBalRic1 chromosome 1, mBalRic1.hap2, whole genome shotgun sequence genomic DNA:
- the UBIAD1 gene encoding ubiA prenyltransferase domain-containing protein 1 has product MAASQVPGEKINIQAGETAKVGDRDLLGNGCPEQDKPPKRSWRQKCASYVLALRPWSFSASLTPVALGSALAYRSQGVLDPRLLVGCAVAVLAVHGAGNLVNTYYDFSKGIDHKKSDDRTLVDRILEPQDVVRFGVFLYTLGCVCAACLYYLSPLKLEHLALIYFGGLSGSFLYTGGIGFKYLALGDLIILITFGPLAVMFAYAVQVGSLAVFPLVYAIPLALSTEAILHSNNTRDMESDREAGIVTLAILIGPTLSYVLYNTLLFLPYLIFSILAVHCSISLVLPLLTIPMAFSLERQFRSQTFNKLPQRTAKLNLLLGLFYVSSIILAPAGSLPKL; this is encoded by the exons ATGGCGGCCTCGCAGGTCCCGGGGGAGAAGATTAACATCCAGGCAGGAGAGACGGCCAAGGTCGGGGACAGGGACCTGCTGGGGAACGGCTGTCCCGAGCAGGACAAACCACCAAAGCGCTCGTGGAGGCAGAAGTGCGCCTCCTATGTTCTGGCCCTGCGGCCCTGGAGCTTCAGTGCCTCACTCACCCCGGTGGCCCTGGGCAGTGCCCTGGCCTACAGATCCCAGGGCGTCCTGGATCCCAGGCTATTGGTGGGTTGTGCGGTAGCTGTCCTCGCTGTGCACGGGGCTGGCAATTTGGTCAACACTTACTACGACTTTTCCAAGGGCATTGACCACAAAAAGAGTGATGACAGGACCCTGGTGGACCGAATCTTGGAGCCCCAGGATGTCGTCCGGTTTGGAGTCTTCCTCTACACCTTGGGCTGTGTCTGTGCTGCTTGCCTCTACTACCTGTCCCCTCTGAAACTGGAGCACTTAGCTCTCATCTACTTCGGAGGCCTGTCTGGCTCCTTTCTCTACACAGGAG GAATTGGATTCAAGTACCTGGCTCTGGGAGACCTCATCATCCTCATCACTTTCGGCCCGCTGGCTGTGATGTTCGCCTACGCCGTCCAGGTGGGGTCCCTGGCGGTCTTCCCGCTGGTCTACGCCATCCCCCTCGCCCTTAGCACCGAGGCCATCCTCCATTCCAACAACACCAGGGACATGGAGTCCGACCGGGAGGCTGGCATCGTCACGCTCGCCATCCTCATCGGCCCCACTCTCTCCTACGTGCTCTACAACACGCTGCTCTTCCTGCCCTACCTGATCTTCAGCATCCTGGCTGTGCACTGCAGCATCAGCCTGGTACTGCCCCTGCTCACCATTCCCATGGCCTTTTCCCTCGAGAGACAGTTCCGAAGCCAGACTTTCAACAAACTGCCCCAGAGGACTGCCAAACTCAACCTTCTGCTGGGCCTCTTCTACGTTTCCAGCATCATTCTGGCACCAGCAGGCAGTCTGCCCAAACTCTAA